In Streptomyces chartreusis NRRL 3882, the following are encoded in one genomic region:
- a CDS encoding C40 family peptidase yields the protein MSGSLLRLVCTAAVAATTVLAPAPATAAPEPRSDLGPETAAVAELLTDLQQLYRKAEQATEAYNATEEKLKRQRAETDRLDRALARTRLSLHDSRGAAGRLARQQYQSSTDISPYVRLLLARDPQHAIDEGRVIGRLARERAVTVGRLTGSERKAQELARKARQALDLQLALTERRRKERDEVRERLHDVEELLASLSRDQLAALAAFEKQGITEAQQKFMASGALSSVRKPSAEGDRAVRYAVRQLGKPYVWGAEGPKSYDCSGLTSQAWAEAGTPIPRTSQEQWKRLKRIPLGELRPGDLVVYFPEATHVALYLGDGMVVQAPRPGAKVKVSPIAANPLLGAVRPDPDGKPLRRYEPPELPEGATDGSDEGYEGYADYADYAAPAPDTSAR from the coding sequence ATGTCAGGAAGCCTGCTGCGCCTGGTCTGCACGGCGGCGGTGGCAGCAACGACCGTCCTCGCTCCCGCCCCTGCCACGGCGGCCCCGGAACCGCGATCCGACCTCGGACCGGAGACCGCTGCCGTCGCAGAACTCCTGACAGACCTTCAGCAGCTGTACCGGAAGGCCGAACAGGCCACCGAGGCCTACAACGCCACCGAGGAGAAGCTGAAGAGGCAGCGCGCCGAGACCGACCGCCTGGACCGCGCCCTCGCCCGCACCCGGCTCTCCCTGCACGACAGCCGGGGCGCGGCCGGCCGTCTGGCCCGGCAGCAGTACCAGAGCAGCACCGACATCTCCCCGTACGTACGCCTGCTCCTGGCCCGCGACCCGCAGCACGCGATCGACGAGGGCCGTGTGATCGGCCGACTGGCGCGCGAGCGGGCCGTCACCGTCGGCCGGCTGACCGGCAGCGAGCGGAAGGCCCAGGAGCTGGCCCGCAAGGCCCGCCAGGCGCTCGACCTGCAACTCGCCCTCACCGAGCGGCGGAGGAAGGAACGGGACGAGGTCCGCGAGCGGCTCCACGACGTCGAGGAACTGCTCGCCTCCCTCAGCCGCGACCAGCTCGCCGCCCTCGCCGCGTTCGAGAAGCAGGGCATCACCGAGGCGCAGCAGAAGTTCATGGCGTCCGGCGCGCTCAGCAGCGTCCGCAAACCGTCGGCCGAGGGCGACCGCGCCGTGCGCTACGCCGTGCGGCAGCTCGGCAAGCCCTACGTGTGGGGCGCGGAGGGCCCGAAGTCGTACGACTGCTCGGGCCTGACCTCGCAGGCCTGGGCGGAGGCCGGGACGCCCATCCCCCGGACCAGCCAGGAGCAGTGGAAGCGGCTGAAGCGGATCCCGCTTGGGGAGCTGCGGCCGGGGGACCTGGTCGTGTACTTCCCGGAGGCCACGCACGTGGCGCTCTACCTCGGCGACGGCATGGTCGTCCAGGCGCCCCGCCCGGGCGCGAAGGTGAAGGTGTCACCGATCGCGGCCAACCCGCTCCTGGGCGCCGTACGCCCGGACCCGGACGGGAAGCCCCTGCGGCGCTACGAGCCACCGGAGCTCCCCGAGGGGGCCACGGACGGGTCGGACGAGGGATACGAGGGCTACGCGGACTACGCGGACTACGCGGCGCCCGCGCCGGACACGTCGGCCAGGTAG
- a CDS encoding DUF742 domain-containing protein, with protein sequence MSSTPKQHLPVRGGDRKPARVRPYSLTGGRTRFGHVLLVETFVASTAALDAPEERKELTNGSLSTRVMPELRAIVELCRRMRTVAEIAALLKMPLGVVRVLLSDLADQGKIRVYGTGTGHGTGRPDRALLERVLSGLRRL encoded by the coding sequence ATGAGCAGTACGCCGAAACAGCACCTCCCGGTCCGCGGCGGTGACCGCAAACCCGCCCGGGTCCGCCCCTACTCGCTCACCGGCGGCCGCACCCGCTTCGGCCACGTCCTGCTGGTGGAGACGTTCGTGGCGAGCACGGCCGCGCTGGACGCCCCGGAGGAGCGCAAGGAGCTGACGAACGGTTCCCTGTCCACCCGCGTGATGCCGGAGCTGCGGGCCATCGTCGAACTGTGCCGCCGGATGCGTACGGTGGCCGAGATCGCCGCGCTGCTGAAGATGCCGCTCGGCGTGGTCCGCGTGCTCCTGAGCGACCTCGCGGACCAGGGAAAGATCCGTGTGTACGGGACGGGAACCGGCCATGGCACGGGCCGCCCGGACCGAGCTCTGCTGGAAAGGGTGCTGAGTGGACTCCGTCGTCTCTGA
- a CDS encoding TetR/AcrR family transcriptional regulator, with amino-acid sequence MTPAAPTPAYRRLSVEERRSQLLTAALSLFAHRAPEDVSLDDVAEAAGVSRPLVYRYFPGGKQQLYEAALRSAADELQHCFDEPREGPLLPRLSRALDRYLAFVDEHDAGFSALLQGGSVVETSRTTAIVDGVRRAAAEHIFRHLEVTEPGPRLRMTVRMWITAVEASSLIWLDEDKQPPAGQLRDWLVEQFVAMLSVTARRDPQTDALVLALAEDV; translated from the coding sequence ATGACACCAGCCGCCCCCACCCCCGCCTACCGGCGCCTCAGCGTCGAGGAACGCCGCAGCCAGCTCCTCACCGCCGCGCTGAGCCTCTTCGCGCACCGCGCACCGGAGGACGTCTCCCTGGACGACGTGGCGGAGGCGGCCGGGGTGTCGCGGCCCCTGGTCTATCGCTACTTCCCGGGCGGCAAGCAGCAGCTGTACGAGGCCGCCCTCCGCTCCGCCGCCGACGAGCTCCAGCACTGCTTCGACGAACCCCGCGAGGGCCCCCTGCTCCCCCGCCTGTCCCGCGCCCTCGACCGCTACCTGGCCTTCGTCGACGAGCACGACGCCGGCTTCAGCGCCCTCCTCCAGGGCGGCAGCGTCGTCGAGACCTCACGCACGACGGCCATCGTCGACGGCGTACGCCGCGCTGCCGCCGAGCACATCTTCCGGCACCTGGAGGTCACCGAGCCCGGTCCGCGCCTGCGGATGACCGTCCGGATGTGGATCACCGCGGTCGAGGCGTCGTCGCTCATCTGGCTCGACGAGGACAAGCAACCCCCCGCGGGGCAGCTGCGCGACTGGCTCGTCGAGCAGTTCGTGGCCATGCTGTCGGTGACCGCCCGCCGCGACCCGCAGACCGACGCCCTGGTCCTGGCGCTCGCCGAGGATGTCTGA
- a CDS encoding styrene monooxygenase/indole monooxygenase family protein — protein MRKILVVGAGQSGLQIALGLQSQGYEVTLMSNRTADEIRTGRVMSTQCMFHTALQHERDLQLNFWESQAPKIEGLGVSVAAPGSWAEGPAARAIDWLGRLDGYAQSVDQRVKMAGWMETFAQRGGQLVIHGAAVGDLDYFARTYDLVLVAAGKGELVQMFARDPERSPYSEPQRALAVSYVHGLGPRPEHPGTEGVRCNLVPGVGELFVMPCLTTSGRADILFWEGIPGGPLDVFNGVKDPAEHLSLTLELMERYVPWEYARATKVELTDAGGTLAGRYAPTVRNPIGRLPGGGLVLGVADVVVANDPITGQGSNSASKCAAAYLASIVERGDKPFDEEWMRATFDRYWDTAQHVTKWTNAMLAPPPEHILNLIGAAGELQPVADRFANGFNDPSDFENFFYDPEKTQAYLADVSGAGAA, from the coding sequence ATGCGGAAGATACTCGTCGTCGGAGCCGGTCAGTCCGGGCTCCAGATAGCTCTCGGCCTCCAGTCGCAGGGGTACGAGGTCACCCTGATGTCCAACCGGACGGCGGACGAGATCCGCACCGGCCGGGTCATGTCGACGCAGTGCATGTTCCACACGGCCCTGCAGCACGAGCGCGATCTCCAGCTGAACTTCTGGGAGTCCCAGGCCCCGAAGATCGAAGGACTCGGCGTCTCGGTCGCCGCCCCCGGCTCCTGGGCCGAGGGTCCCGCGGCCCGTGCGATCGACTGGCTGGGCCGGCTCGACGGGTACGCCCAGTCGGTCGACCAGCGGGTGAAGATGGCCGGCTGGATGGAGACGTTCGCCCAGCGCGGCGGGCAGCTCGTCATCCACGGCGCGGCCGTCGGCGACCTCGACTACTTCGCCCGTACCTACGACCTGGTGCTGGTCGCGGCCGGCAAGGGCGAGCTGGTGCAGATGTTCGCCCGGGACCCGGAGCGCTCCCCGTACAGCGAGCCGCAGCGCGCGCTGGCCGTGTCGTACGTGCACGGCCTGGGCCCGCGCCCCGAGCACCCCGGCACCGAAGGGGTCCGCTGCAACCTCGTGCCGGGCGTCGGCGAACTGTTCGTCATGCCCTGTCTGACCACCTCCGGCCGCGCCGACATCCTGTTCTGGGAAGGCATACCCGGCGGCCCGCTCGACGTCTTCAACGGCGTCAAGGACCCGGCGGAGCACCTCTCCCTGACCCTGGAACTCATGGAGCGGTACGTCCCATGGGAGTACGCGCGGGCCACCAAGGTCGAACTGACCGACGCGGGCGGCACGCTGGCCGGCCGCTACGCCCCCACCGTCCGCAACCCGATCGGCCGTCTGCCCGGCGGCGGGCTCGTGCTGGGCGTGGCGGACGTCGTCGTGGCGAACGACCCGATCACCGGCCAGGGCTCCAACTCCGCGTCGAAGTGCGCGGCCGCCTACCTCGCCTCGATCGTCGAGCGCGGCGACAAGCCGTTCGACGAGGAGTGGATGCGGGCCACCTTCGACCGCTACTGGGACACCGCGCAGCACGTCACCAAGTGGACCAACGCGATGCTCGCGCCGCCGCCGGAGCACATCCTGAACCTGATCGGCGCCGCGGGTGAGCTCCAGCCGGTCGCCGACCGGTTCGCCAACGGCTTCAACGACCCGTCCGACTTCGAGAACTTCTTCTACGACCCGGAGAAGACACAGGCCTACCTGGCCGACGTGTCCGGCGCGGGCGCCGCGTAG
- a CDS encoding roadblock/LC7 domain-containing protein, protein MTAPSTFGLIGLSSEARNLHWLLTNLVEEVPGILSVAVVSSDGLLLLSSDDHRNQQAREALQARGTKKTGPRGSAADLATIVSGIGSLTVGAAKLMDFGGVRHTMVAMDEGSLFVMSISDGSLLGVHGSADCDMSVVAYHMALFVGRAGHVLTPELRSELRKSLEDSQTTGSAR, encoded by the coding sequence TTGACCGCTCCCAGTACCTTCGGACTGATCGGACTGAGCAGTGAGGCCCGCAACCTGCACTGGCTGCTGACCAACCTCGTCGAGGAGGTACCCGGCATCCTCTCGGTCGCGGTCGTCTCGTCCGACGGACTGCTCCTGCTGTCCTCCGACGACCACCGCAACCAGCAGGCCCGGGAGGCCCTCCAGGCCCGCGGGACCAAGAAGACCGGCCCGCGCGGCTCCGCCGCCGACCTGGCCACCATCGTCTCCGGCATCGGCAGCCTCACCGTCGGCGCCGCCAAGCTGATGGACTTCGGCGGGGTCCGGCACACGATGGTCGCGATGGACGAGGGCAGCCTGTTCGTGATGTCCATCAGTGACGGCTCGCTGCTCGGCGTCCACGGCTCCGCGGACTGCGACATGAGCGTGGTGGCGTACCACATGGCCCTGTTCGTGGGCCGCGCCGGTCACGTCCTGACGCCCGAACTCCGCAGCGAACTCCGGAAATCCCTGGAGGATTCCCAGACGACGGGGAGCGCCCGATGA
- a CDS encoding GTP-binding protein codes for MDSVVSDAAHGVAGSSPFVQPGESMHAWETDRTRAPIATKIVVAGGFGVGKTTLVTAVSEITPLQTEALMTEASEATDDLTATPGKTTTTVAMDFGRLTLDDDLVLYLFGTPGQQRFWFMWDDIVRGAIGAVVMADTRRLKDCFPVLDYFESSGLPYVVAVNHFDGSELFEPEDVREALTIPRHIPVMIMDARRRISVIETLLALVGHALDETPE; via the coding sequence GTGGACTCCGTCGTCTCTGACGCCGCTCACGGCGTCGCTGGTTCATCCCCGTTCGTCCAGCCCGGCGAGAGCATGCACGCCTGGGAGACGGACCGCACCCGTGCCCCCATCGCCACGAAGATCGTGGTGGCGGGCGGCTTCGGCGTCGGCAAGACCACGCTGGTCACCGCCGTCTCGGAGATCACGCCCCTGCAGACCGAGGCGCTGATGACCGAGGCGAGCGAGGCCACCGACGACCTCACCGCCACGCCGGGCAAGACCACCACCACCGTCGCCATGGACTTCGGGCGCCTCACGCTCGACGACGACCTGGTGCTCTACCTGTTCGGCACGCCGGGCCAGCAGCGGTTCTGGTTCATGTGGGACGACATCGTGCGCGGCGCGATCGGCGCCGTCGTCATGGCCGACACACGTCGCCTGAAGGACTGCTTCCCGGTCCTGGACTACTTCGAGAGCTCCGGACTGCCGTACGTGGTCGCGGTCAACCACTTCGACGGCAGCGAGCTCTTCGAGCCGGAGGACGTGCGGGAGGCCTTGACCATCCCGCGACACATACCTGTCATGATCATGGACGCGCGTCGCCGGATCTCCGTGATCGAGACCCTCCTGGCCCTGGTGGGCCACGCGCTCGACGAAACCCCCGAGTAG